AAGCCCCTAACGGCCAAAACCTTCACACAGCGATCGTTGAATACGGCTTGCTGAAAGAAGGTACAAAAGGACATGCGAACGTAGATGCCACTAACCGCGGCAAGATTACGAAAAACCATACAGCAACACATCTGCTTCACCAAGCACTGAAGGATGTACTTGGCACACATGTAAACCAAGCAGGTTCCCTAGTTCAGCCAGATCGGCTTCGTTTCGACTTCTCTCACTTTGGACAGGTGACTGCAGAGGAGCTTGAGCAAATCGAGCAAATCGTTAACGACAAGATTTGGAAAAACATCGATGTAACGATCTCTAATAAAGCATTGGCTGAAGCAAAGGCGATGGGCGCCATGGCCCTATTCGGAGAGAAATATGGAGACGTCGTTCGTGTCGTGCAGGTTGGCGATTACAGCTTAGAATTATGCGGCGGCTGCCATGTTCAAAATACGTCAGCAATTGGATTATTCAAGATTGTCTCTGAGTCCGGTATCGGTGCCGGCACGAGACGGATTGAAGCCGTAACAGGCGAGTCTGCGTATATGCAGCTAAAAGAGCAAATCAGCATTCTCCGTGAAGCAGCTGTGAAAGTGAAAGCCAGTCCAAAGGATCTGCCAGGAAAGATTGATTCCTTGCTTGTGGAAGTGAAGGAACTTCAGAAAGAGAATGAATCATTAGCTGCGAAGCTTTCCAATATTGAAGCTGGAAATATTCAGTCAAAGGCAGAAGAGATTAATGGAGTGACTGTTCTATCCGCGAAGGTGCAAGCACAGGATATGAACAACCTCCGTAACATGGCTGATGACTTGAAGCAGAAGCTTGGTTCGTCTATCATCGTGCTTGGAAGTGTCCAAGGAGACAAGGTGAACTTAATCGCGGCGGTAACAAAGGATCTAGTAGATAAAGGCTACCACGCTGGAAAGATCATTAAAGAAGTAGCAACTCGCTGCGGAGGAGGCGGTGGCGGCCGTCCGGATATGGCTCAGGCAGGCGGTAAGAATCCGAATGAATTGGATGCGGCCCTCGCTGCTGTGAAAGAACTAGTTGAAGCGCATTAATGAGCAAAGCGAGAAAGGGCAGGGAGTTACCTGTCCTCTTGCTTTTCATTTTAAGCGAGTGATGGTAAGGTAAAACTATGGACGGTAAACAATAAGCTAGGTTCTAGACGTTTATAATAAGGGTTAATTAGTGTACAATGTGTAAAGAACGATGAATAGCTTGTTCTCAAATAGGAAGCGGGGTGCAAAGATGAGTTCATTTGATAAAACAATGAAATTTAATTTTCCAGATGATTCCTTCGAGCATGATGTGAGTGAAGTTCTCATGGAAGTGTACAATGCTCTGAATGAAAAAGGCTATAATCCGATTAATCAAATCGTCGGTTATTTGCTATCGGGAGACCCGGCTTATATTCCGCGTCATAAAGACGCGCGTAATCTCATTCGCAAGCTTGAGCGTGATGAGATTATTGAAGAATTGGTTAAATCGTATTTAAAGCACCATCGTGAGGGATAAGAATGAGAATAGTTGGCCTGGACGTGGGAACAAAGACCGTGGGTGTCGCCATCAGTGATGAGATGGGCTGGACAGCTCAAGGCCTAGAGACCATTGCCATCGATGAAGAAAAGAATCAACTTGGGCTGAAGCAGCTGGATGTGCTGCTAAAACCATATAAAGTGGACAAGTTTGTGGTCGGTTTGCCCAAGAATATGAATGGGACAATTGGGCCAAGAGGCGAAGCGAGCAAGCATTATGCTGAGAAGCTTGAAAAGCGCTATAAAGTGCCTGTTGTCTTGTGGGATGAACGGTTAACCACGATGGCTGCCGAACGTGTACTGTTGGATGCGGATGTCAGCCGAAAAAAACGTAAGAAAGTGATTGATAAGATGGCTGCTGTCTTAATTCTTCAAGGCTATTTAGACAGCGGTAAGTTTTAAAGGTCATAGCTGTGTGAATATTGCTAGGGTTCATTTGTTTAAATATATTGGAGGGGTACAACTTCCCATACATGGCGTCAAGAGCAGGGAACTCGGGCATTTGAGTTAAACACAGCTTAATTTAACAAGAGGTGATTGAAATGGAAGAAAACATGATTACGATTATTGACGAAGACGGAAATGAGCAATTGCATGAAATTTTGCTTACATTTGATTTAGATGATTATGACAAGCAGTATGTTGTATTCGCTCCAGTAGGAACAGATGATGATGAAGATTTGATTCATGTTGCTTCTTATATTCCGGATGAAAGTGGAGAAGTCGGCACATTAAATGATATTGAAGATGATGAAGAATGGGCAATGGTAGAAGAAGTCATCAACACATTCTTTGAGGACGAAGAAGAATAAGTGTTTCTAAATGGCTCTTCCGATCAAGGGTGATCGGAAGAGTTTTTTTGTTCTTTACTGCAAATAATGCTGAAATATGCGAACATATAAAGATAAGCAAGAAGGAATCTTTCTTTCATTTTGATTTTTTTTACAAAGTTCTTGTAATTTCATTGACAGATTCCGGTATATTTTGCAATAAATAAAGAGGGCAATTTGTGTCGGATAGCCATTTGAAGGGGGCAACTAAATGAGTGTAGATAAACAAGATTGGAAGAGGGAGATGAAGATGAAGCTTCTAGAAAGACAGAGCGAAGCAAAGGTTGTCAGGAAAATCGTGCTGATTTCCTTGGCTGTGTTCATCGCGCTAGTCATCATAACAGCAACAGTGGGCTATTTCTATATATCATCTTCCTTGAAGCCGGTCGATACGGATAGCAAAGAAAATGTGAAAGTGGAAATACCGATTGGCTCAGGAGTTACAACAATATCAAATATATTAGAGGACAATGGCATTATTAAAAATGCTCAAATCTTTAAATACTATATCAAATTTAATAATGAGGCTGGATTCCAAGCCGGAACCTATAGTTTATCGCCATCAATGACACTGGATGAAATCATTGACATTATTAAAAGCGGCAAGGTAGCTCCGATATTCACAATTCCAGTTCCGGAAGGCAGGGACTTAGAAGAAATCGCAGATGTCATTGCTGAAAAGCTTGACGTGAAATCCAAGGAAGTCCTCAAAGTGATGAATGATAAGAAGTTTATCAAAAGCATGATGGATACTTACCCTGATTTGCTTACTGATGAAATTCTTGCAGAGGATATCCGTTATCCTCTTGAAGGATATTTATATCCTGCAACCTATTCAATCTATGAAGAGGAGCCTGCGATTGAATCGGTCATCAGTCTGATGATTAAGAAAACCAATGAAGTTATTGCGAAATATGAAGAAGCAATGGGAGAGAATTGGACGGCCCACGAGCTTCTCACGATGGCTTCCTTAATTGAAGAGGAAGCGACCGAGCAGGCGGACCGGGATAAGATTTCAGCTGTCTTCCAGAACAGGTTGAAAATCGATATGCCACTTCAAACAGACCCGACCGTTTTATATGCGCTCGGTGAACATAAAGACCGTGTCATGTATAAGGATCTAAAAGTAGATTCACCTTATAATCTCTATATTCATAAGGGCTTGACACCAGGACCAATCTCGAATGCCGGGGAAACGTCCATATCGGCTGCCTTGAATCCAGCAGACATTAAAGATTTGTATTTCCTTGCAACTCCTTCCGGTGAAGTCCTCTTTAATGAAACTCTGGAAGAGCACAATAAGGATAAGGCAGAGCATATCACGAATAATTAGCATAATTTGGGGGAAGGATTGATAATAAGAAACATTTCCCTTCCCCATCCTATCTATGCTAAAATAGTCGAAGTGTAAATTTCGACACGAATGTAAGAAAGCCGTTGCTGGCTTTCTCATTTTTTTGGAATAAGGAAGTTTAAGGATTTGGAGGAATCAGGATGAATGAGAATCTCAATCGCTATCTGGAAGCATTTGCTCCAGTGCGCAATGATCTTCTGACGGAAATGGAAGGCTATGCGAAAGCAAATGGTGTTCCGATTATGGAATTATCAGGAATGGAGCCGCTTCTGCAGATTCTAAAAATCCAAAAACCGCAAAATATTTTAGAAATCGGCACGGCGATTGGTTATTCCGCTCTAAGGATGGCTTACACTTTGCCGAATGCGACAATATTAACGATTGAACGTGATGAGGACCGGTTATCTAAGGCGTATGAATATATTGAACGGGCTCATATGGAAAATCGTGTTTTAGTCATAAAAGGGGATGCCCTTGAAACCGAACATCTCGTTTCTCCGCATGGACCGTTTGATTGCCTGTTTATTGATGCAGCTAAGGGGCAATATCAGCGTTTCTTTGAAATGTATGAGAAATATTTGGCACCGGGAGGAATTATCTTTACTGATAACGTACTCTTTAAGGGACTAGTTGCAGAAGAATTGGAATCAATTGAATCCAAGCGAACCAGGAACTTGGTGAAGAAGATTAAAGGATACAATGAATGGCTGATCTCGCATGAAGACTACGAAACAGTCATCCTCCCAGTTGGAGATGGATTGGCCATAAGCATGAAAAAGGGGGATTCGCATGAAAAAGCCTGAACTTTTAGTGACGCCAACGAAAATAGAAGATATCGAACCGTTAATGAAAGCAGGCGCTGATGCATTCGTCATTGGTGAACAACGATACGGGCTAAGGCTTGCAGGAGAGTTTGACCGTGAGGCTGTGAAATCAGCCATCGAGATTGCTCACCAAGGAGGCAAGAAGGTGTATGTGGCCATGAATGCCATATTCCATAATGAGAAGGTTGATGAGCTTGCAGATTACTTGCGCTTTCTCGAGGAGGCAGGAGCAGATGCCGTTCTTTTCGGGGACCCTGCGGTCTTAATGGCAGCGAGAGAAGCAGCGCCCAATATGCCATTGCATTGGAATACAGAAACGACCGCGACGAATTGGTTCACCTGCAATTATTGGGGCCGAAAAGGTGCGAAGCGCGCTGTTTTGGCGAGAGAAATCAATATGGATGCCATTGTTGAAACAAAAGAGAATGCAGAAGTTGAAATTGAAGTACAGGTGCATGGAATGACGGCGATGTTCCAGTCCAAACGCCGCCTGATAGGCAACTATTTCAACTATCAAGGCAGAGACATGTTAGTTGAGGACCTTGAAACAGACGGGCATTTGTTCCTCCATGACCCTGAGCGGAATACGAAGTATCCAATCTTTGAGGATGAGAACGGAACGCATATCATGAGTCCGAATGATATTTGTATCATTGATGAGCTCACAGAAATGGTGGAAGCGGGAGTCGATTCCTTCAAGATTGACGGAATTCTGAAGGAACCTGAATATATCGTGGCAGTGACGAAGCTTTACCGCAAGGCCATTGATCTTTGTGCTGAAGACCCGGATGCGTATGAGAATGCAAAAGAGAGCTTGCTTGAAGAGGCTGAGAGCCTGCAGCCGGAAAACAGAATGTTAGATACGGGATTCTTCTTTAAGGAGACAGTTTATTAACAAGGAAATGGAGGAAGACCAAATGTCCGTTGTAGAGAAGGAAATTTCAAAAGTGATTGACGGAAAACGCGTCATCGTGAAGAAACCGGAATTACTGGCTCCTGCCGGTAACCTTGAAAAATTAAAAATTGCTGTCCGCTATGGGGCAGATGCTGTATTTATCGGCGGGCAGGAATACGGGCTTCGCTCAAACGCCGGCAACTTCTCAATTGAAGAAATGAAGGAAGGCGTTGAGTTTGCGAACCAATATGGTGCGAAGATATATGTGACAACGAATATATTTGCCCATAATGAAAACATTCCAGGTCTTGATGAATACCTAAAGGATATTGAATCTGCGGGTGTAACTGGTATCATTGTCGCAGACCCGCTCATTATCGAGACATGCAAAAAAGTAGCACCAAAGCTTGAGATTCACTTAAGCACACAGCAGTCCTTGTCTAACTGGAAGGCCGTTCAGTTCTGGAAGGAGGAGGGTCTTGACCGTGTCGTGCTTGCGCGTGAAACAAGCGGAGATGAGATTCGGGAGATGAAGGAGAAAGTCGACATTGAAATTGAAACCTTCATTCATGGAGCGATGTGTATTGCTTATTCTGGCCGCTGCACGCTCTCCAATCACATGACTGCCCGTGATTCCAACCGAGGCGGCTGCTGCCAGTCTTGCCGATGGGATTATGATCTCTATGCAGAAACGAAAGACGGAGAAAAGCCGCTCTTTGAAAGTGGTGACGCACCGTTTGCGATGAGTCCAAAAGACTTGACGCTTGTTCAATCCATCCCGCGCATGATAGAGATGGGCATTGACAGCCTTAAAATTGAAGGCCGGATGAAATCCATTCACTATATCGCGACCGTTGTCAGTGTCTACCGCAAAGTGATTGATGCCTATTGCCAGGATCCTGATAACTTCGTCTTTAAGCAAGAATGGATAGAGGAATTGGATAAATGCGCCAACCGTGAAACGGCACCAGCTTTCTTTGAAGGTGTGCCAAGCTATAAAGAGCAAATGTTTGGCAATCATAGTAAACAAACAACTTATGATTTTGCAGGGCTTGTCTTATCGTATGATGAAGACACATCCATGGTAACATTACAGCAAAGAAACTATTTTAAACCGGGGGACGAGATTGAATTCTTTGGCCCGAACATCGATAACTTTAAGCAAATCGTCGGGACGATTTGGGATGAGGAAGGCAATGAGCTTGACGCTGCCAGACACCCATTGATGATTGTGCGCTTGAAGGTCGATAAGCCGGTTCATCCATATGATATGATGAGAAAGGGGATTTAACCATTATGACAAAGCCGATTGTCATCGGGGTTGCTGGAGGCTCGGGTTCAGGGAAAACGAGTGTAACCAAATCGATTTACGAGAAATTTAAAGGTCATTCCATCATGATTTTGGAACAGGACTATTATTATAAAGATCAAAGCCATCTTCCTTTTGAGGAGCGCTTGAAGACGAATTATGATCATCCGCTCGCGTTTGATAATGATCTTCTTCTTGAGCACATTCATAAATTGCTCAATTACGAGAGCATTGACAAGCCTGTCTATGATTATGCGATGCATACGAGATCAGAGGAAGTTATCCATGTCGAACCAAAGGATGTTATTATCCTTGAGGGGATTCTCGTCCTTGAAGATGAGCGTCTTCGTGATATAATGGACATTAAATTATTTGTCGACACAGATGCAGATCTTCGTATTATTCGACGTATGATGCGCGATATCAAGGAAAGGGGCCGCTCCATTGATTCGGTCATTGAGCAATACACATCTGTGGTACGTCCAATGCACAATCAATTTATCGAGCCGACCAAACGCTATGCTGATGTCATCATTCCAGAAGGCGGTCATAACTTCGTTGCTATTGACTTAATGGTGACAAAGATTCAAACGATTTTAGAACAAAAATCTATGTTATAGAGCTTTCGGATGGGTTGTTAATTTTTTCTAATTTTTCCCTTTAAAAATTGAGCAATTTTATAAATAATTTGAAAAAATGAATAGACAAATCCTGAAAAACACACTAAGCTAACAAAGAGAGCTTTTTGCGCGTTTGGAAACAAACGCGCAATTAATATACCATCAGGTATATACATATAAAATCGGTGAATATATATACACATGTATCACCAGAAGCTTTTTTTGCTGCATGGTGAAAGTACAGAAGGAGTGAATTTTTTTGGCGATTGAAAAAGTATTTCCGATGACCAAAGAGGGAAAAGAGAAGCTAGAGAAAGAACTAGAACTATTAAAGACAGTTAAACGTAAAGAAGTGGTTGAGCGTATCAAGATCGCCCGCAGCTTCGGAGATCTTTCTGAAAACTCCGAGTACGATTCCGCTAAAGAAGAACAAGCATTTGTTGAAGGCAGAATCACCACAATCGAGAACATGATTCGCAATGCTCAAATCATTGACAGTGATGCTGCACAAGATGGTGTCGTAACGCTCGGTAAATCTGTCACCTTTAAAGAATTACCGGATGGAGAAGAAGAAACCTATACTATCGTTGGTTCTGCTGAGGCAGATCCATTCGAATACAAAATTTCCAATGATTCCCCTATTGCTCGCAGCCTTATGGGCAAAAAGCCTGGCGATGAAGTCACGGTAGCGACTCCTGGCGGAGACATGGAAGTTGTCATCGTTTCTGTCCAATAAACTATATAAGAAGTCTTTTTAAAGGACTGCCAATGCTGCTTAACAGTAGAGAAGGCAGTCCTTTTTGTCTTTTCTGACAATTCCGGGTTTGAAATAGATATCCTCTGCCGAGAATAGGACAGAGGTGTTCAGTATGAGAAAGAGGGTTCTCTTCACAGCAGTCACGATTTTACTCGTTTTAGGAGTATTCATAGCTAAATTAGCACAAATTCAACTGGTACAGACGAAGGACTATTCGAAGCATGGCATCAATCTGCTTGAAAATAGCGTTCAGCAGCGTATTGATGAGATTTCTCTCGATGATGGCAGAGGAGGCTTCCTTGATAATAGGGGTAACCCGATATCCTATCAAGAGAAGGCTGTTCTTGTTCTGTTTCCATTCGTTAGGAATTTGCGCTGGCCAAAAGAAAAATTGTCTGCCATC
This DNA window, taken from Pradoshia eiseniae, encodes the following:
- a CDS encoding IreB family regulatory phosphoprotein, which produces MSSFDKTMKFNFPDDSFEHDVSEVLMEVYNALNEKGYNPINQIVGYLLSGDPAYIPRHKDARNLIRKLERDEIIEELVKSYLKHHREG
- the ruvX gene encoding Holliday junction resolvase RuvX gives rise to the protein MRIVGLDVGTKTVGVAISDEMGWTAQGLETIAIDEEKNQLGLKQLDVLLKPYKVDKFVVGLPKNMNGTIGPRGEASKHYAEKLEKRYKVPVVLWDERLTTMAAERVLLDADVSRKKRKKVIDKMAAVLILQGYLDSGKF
- a CDS encoding DUF1292 domain-containing protein, which translates into the protein MEMEENMITIIDEDGNEQLHEILLTFDLDDYDKQYVVFAPVGTDDDEDLIHVASYIPDESGEVGTLNDIEDDEEWAMVEEVINTFFEDEEE
- the mltG gene encoding endolytic transglycosylase MltG is translated as MSVDKQDWKREMKMKLLERQSEAKVVRKIVLISLAVFIALVIITATVGYFYISSSLKPVDTDSKENVKVEIPIGSGVTTISNILEDNGIIKNAQIFKYYIKFNNEAGFQAGTYSLSPSMTLDEIIDIIKSGKVAPIFTIPVPEGRDLEEIADVIAEKLDVKSKEVLKVMNDKKFIKSMMDTYPDLLTDEILAEDIRYPLEGYLYPATYSIYEEEPAIESVISLMIKKTNEVIAKYEEAMGENWTAHELLTMASLIEEEATEQADRDKISAVFQNRLKIDMPLQTDPTVLYALGEHKDRVMYKDLKVDSPYNLYIHKGLTPGPISNAGETSISAALNPADIKDLYFLATPSGEVLFNETLEEHNKDKAEHITNN
- a CDS encoding O-methyltransferase: MNENLNRYLEAFAPVRNDLLTEMEGYAKANGVPIMELSGMEPLLQILKIQKPQNILEIGTAIGYSALRMAYTLPNATILTIERDEDRLSKAYEYIERAHMENRVLVIKGDALETEHLVSPHGPFDCLFIDAAKGQYQRFFEMYEKYLAPGGIIFTDNVLFKGLVAEELESIESKRTRNLVKKIKGYNEWLISHEDYETVILPVGDGLAISMKKGDSHEKA
- a CDS encoding peptidase U32 family protein, giving the protein MKKPELLVTPTKIEDIEPLMKAGADAFVIGEQRYGLRLAGEFDREAVKSAIEIAHQGGKKVYVAMNAIFHNEKVDELADYLRFLEEAGADAVLFGDPAVLMAAREAAPNMPLHWNTETTATNWFTCNYWGRKGAKRAVLAREINMDAIVETKENAEVEIEVQVHGMTAMFQSKRRLIGNYFNYQGRDMLVEDLETDGHLFLHDPERNTKYPIFEDENGTHIMSPNDICIIDELTEMVEAGVDSFKIDGILKEPEYIVAVTKLYRKAIDLCAEDPDAYENAKESLLEEAESLQPENRMLDTGFFFKETVY
- a CDS encoding peptidase U32 family protein, giving the protein MSVVEKEISKVIDGKRVIVKKPELLAPAGNLEKLKIAVRYGADAVFIGGQEYGLRSNAGNFSIEEMKEGVEFANQYGAKIYVTTNIFAHNENIPGLDEYLKDIESAGVTGIIVADPLIIETCKKVAPKLEIHLSTQQSLSNWKAVQFWKEEGLDRVVLARETSGDEIREMKEKVDIEIETFIHGAMCIAYSGRCTLSNHMTARDSNRGGCCQSCRWDYDLYAETKDGEKPLFESGDAPFAMSPKDLTLVQSIPRMIEMGIDSLKIEGRMKSIHYIATVVSVYRKVIDAYCQDPDNFVFKQEWIEELDKCANRETAPAFFEGVPSYKEQMFGNHSKQTTYDFAGLVLSYDEDTSMVTLQQRNYFKPGDEIEFFGPNIDNFKQIVGTIWDEEGNELDAARHPLMIVRLKVDKPVHPYDMMRKGI
- the udk gene encoding uridine kinase, which encodes MTKPIVIGVAGGSGSGKTSVTKSIYEKFKGHSIMILEQDYYYKDQSHLPFEERLKTNYDHPLAFDNDLLLEHIHKLLNYESIDKPVYDYAMHTRSEEVIHVEPKDVIILEGILVLEDERLRDIMDIKLFVDTDADLRIIRRMMRDIKERGRSIDSVIEQYTSVVRPMHNQFIEPTKRYADVIIPEGGHNFVAIDLMVTKIQTILEQKSML
- the greA gene encoding transcription elongation factor GreA, translated to MAIEKVFPMTKEGKEKLEKELELLKTVKRKEVVERIKIARSFGDLSENSEYDSAKEEQAFVEGRITTIENMIRNAQIIDSDAAQDGVVTLGKSVTFKELPDGEEETYTIVGSAEADPFEYKISNDSPIARSLMGKKPGDEVTVATPGGDMEVVIVSVQ